ACGAGATTATGAAGATTTGATATatctggggtgggtgggggggagggggggagagcacGGTGGCTGCATATCAAGAGCCAGGATTAGTTGCCTTTTCATTTTGTTTCATCTCGCCTGGCCTCGACCATGAGGCTAGAGCGCGGCCGGCGGGCTTCTCTAGCACTCACCCTCAACTTTGTGGCGTTTGCGTTTGCCTTATCAGCAGTGACCACCAGCTACTGGTGTGAGGGGACCAGAAAGGTAGTCAAGCCCTTCTGCACAGGGCCACCGGTGAAGGTCAAGCAGTGGTTCTGCATCCGTTTCAACAGCTCCAACATCAACGACACACGACTGGTCCAGTACATCTGGGAGACGGGGGAGGAGAAGTTTCTCATGAGGAAATTTCACACGGGGATCTTCTTCTCCTGCGAGCAGGCCGCTGACATGAACGGTAGGACAGTGAGCTGACGGTGCTTCATTGACCTTGATCTAGGTGTTAATAGAAAAAACACAAAACCAGGAAGTGATGCTGGAGGAAGTGCTTCATGTGAAGGCAGGGAAAAAAACAGTTTGTCTTTTCAGCTGTAATGATGGTTTCAGGCAGTAATGGCGTCAATGAAATGTCAGTTTTTTTACGTTGTGACATGTTGGACGAGCAGATGATCGGATAACGCTCCACCGTCCATATCACGGCCTGACTTCTGACATCTTTTGCCAGTTATCAGGTTGACCAaacaaatacatgcatgttatgaAAGTAAACCTTTCCGTCGGCCCTCTTGTTTGTTCTACTGTGAAACCGTGGCAGTGGGAGGACAAGTGCCACAGTAGATCAAGTACAAGTTATTACCTGGCTGTTCAGTACAGCTTTCCAGATGAACGAGTACTAACTGTAGTTGTATGAAGTACATGTATCAGAACAGGATTTCCCTCCCATGTTACTGTACCCAACTTTGGGTATGGGTATTACTGTTAGAGTAAACAGCAGGCTGTCTCGGATCAAAACGCACCTTCGTGCGACAGAAGAGTGAGTGTAGGGATCACACGCTGCACTTCTAGTGCAGAAATAGAAGAAACACCATCGCAGCCACTTACACCTTGCCTGCAGCTGTGACTGCGGCAGAAAGTCGTCGAGATAGCTCTGATTTCTTTAAGTTTATACAACTGCTAATCCATGCAGAGAAATGATGAATATACATGGAGGCAGTTGTAGCCTTCAGGTAAGAGAGGCTAGATTATGATCAAAGGGTTGCCAGCTTTCTACTAGCATAGTATAGTAACTTTATACTAGTGTAGTATAGTAACTTGGGAGTTTGAGTGGAGGTGGTTATTTGAGTGTTGGCAAAGCTGCATATCAACAGAACTTTTGACATCCATTTAAGGCCTTGAACAACTTATAGAGCTGGATtcaaaacacagacagacagacagacagacagacagacagacagacagacagacagacagacaagagtcaTCATTACAATATACAGACAATTAAACTTATCCTGCAGGTCTTACAAGGAAGTTCGAGATTTCTACCAACTTCCTCACTAATGACAGGTTTGTATGTGCTGACGGGGCAGGTGGGAATTTCTCCCGACCAAAGACACCAAGATAAAATCTTCTGAATGTCTCCAGGGCAGGGCAGACTGATCAATAAGATGATAACAGGCTTCAAAATGACTGATTTCATGATTGATCCTCTGATTACAGGGTTCGACTGTAGAGACTTCTCTGAGATTGCGCCTGAACACGAGCGAGGTTGGTAAAGGACGCGGCCGACCGTGACGGCCGGACCGATAAGTACTGGAATGTTGTTGCACATGTTCTTATTCCTGGGCTGCACCTTCTGCATTGTTGCAGCTGTCTTTTTGGCCTCCTTGTTTCTTCACCTCACAAGGTTTTTATGTCTTGTACAGACTCAAGGACAGACAAGTCCACTGACCGACAGACTATCACTGACTGAATGTCATCATTCACATCATTTCATGTTGAGCCTGGAGGCTCTACAGAGGCTCTACAGAGGCTCTACAGAGACTCTACAGAGGCTCGACAGAGGCTCTACAGAGGCTCTACAGAGACTCTACAGAGACTACAGAGACTCTGCAGAGACTCTACAGAGACTCTACAGAGACTCTACAGAGGCTCTGCAGAGACTACAGAGACTCTACAGAGACTACGCAGAGACTACAGAGGCTCTGCAGAGACTACAGAGACTACAGAGACTCTACAGAGACTACAGAGACTCTACAGAGACTCTACAGAGACTCTACAGAGACTACAGAGACTCTACAGAGGCTCTGCAGAGACTACAGAGACTCTACAGAGACTACGCAGAGACTACAGAGGCTCTGCAGAGACTACAGAGACTCTACAGAGACTCTACAGAGACTGCAGAGACTCTACGGAGACTCTACAGAGACTCTACAGAGGCTCTACAGAGACACAACAGAGACTACAGAGACTCTACAGAGGCTCTGCAGAGACTACAGAGACTCTACAGAGACTACGCAGAGACTACAGAGGCTCTGCAGAGACTACAGAGACTCTACAGAGGCTCGACAGAGGCTCTACAGAGGCTCTACAGAGACTCTACAGAGACTACAGAGACTCTGCAGAGACTCTACAGAGACTCTACAGAGACTCTACAGAGGCTCTGCAGAGACTACAGAGACTCTACAGAGACTACGCAGAGACTACAGAGGCTCTGCAGAGACTACAGAGACTACAGAGACTCTACAGAGACTACAGAGACTCTACAGAGACTCTACAGAGGCTCTACAGAGACTACAGAGACTCTACAGAGGCTCTGCAGAGACTACAGAGACTCTACAGAGACTACGCAGAGACTACAGAGGCTCTGCAGAGACACAACAGAGACTACAGGGACTCTGTAGAGACTCTACAGAGACTCTACAGAGACTCTACAGAGGCTCTGCAGAGACTACAGAGACTCTCCAGAGACTACAGAGGCTCTACAGAGACACTACAGAGACTCTACAGAGACTCTACAGAGACTCTGCAGAGACACTACAGAGACTCTACAGAGACTACAGAGACTCTGCAGAGACTACAGAGACTCTACAGAGACACTACAGAGACTCTACAGAGACTACAGAGACTCTACAGAGACACTACAGAGACTCTGCAGAGACACTACAGAGACTCTACAGAGACTACAGAGACTCTACAGAGACACTACAGAGACTCTACAGAGACTACAGAGACTCTGCAGAGACTACAGAGACTCTACAGAGACACTACAGAGACTCTGCAGAGACTCTACAGAGACTACAGAGGCTCTACAGAGACTCTACAGAGACTTCAGTGAAACAGCTAGCTGTGAGATGGCAGGAGTTCAGGCTGCTCTGACTGCAGATAGTTTCCCACTAACGTTTTGATAGATGAGGATGAGATCCAGCTTGGGCCATTATAAAATGTTAGTGTGCTGAAACAAATGTATTAAAGTTTGGGGCAATTTGATCCTGAACATTCTGAGTGGCAAACAACATGATCAATCAAGGGAGCTCAAGGTCTAATTGCATAACTTTCAACACAAAAACCAAGTTGAGAAAGCCCTAATGGCCCACGTTCTGTTTCAGCAGTCACAGAATCCATTTCTTGGTGGGTTTGAATTACCATCAAGCTGCTTCGTGCTCCCACAGTCCCATCCTCCCTCGCAGTGTGAGAGCTCTCACCTCCGCTACTCTCGCTGTGCTCATGAGCAGCTTTCATCCCATCAGCAACAGCTGCCATGTTTTCACAAATCCCTGCAGCCGCCGCGGATCAGGTAGTTCCAGTAGGGTTCGGGCAGATTACAGCAAGAGAAAGACCCATCTGCAACAGGTCTGCCGCTTTCCATCCCACTGATACACTCATGTCTCCCTTCCCAGGAGTGGGATTAGTGATGAGGGACAAGGTATTATTTGGAAAACACAActcatctctctcttttcctctccctctaTCCTCAGGGGTCCTGTGGTTGTGTATAGTGGCGGAGAGTCTGTACCTCACCCTGCTGTTCACAGGCGGGGCTCTCATGACCCTGGAGCAGTGCCCCTGCTTTAGTGTCATGAACAAGCTAAAGCTCAACGCCTTCGCTGCCTTGTGCACCGCCTTGTCAGGTAACGTCACCGGGGACGCCTTTGTTGCGGTGTGCAACAACTTGCAGCAGCAGTCTCCTggcttttgttttttggtttttgaaTGAGACTGAGCTGACACCAACGACCCTACCTAGCTAAAGCCGGTGCGTAGTTCTCTGTCGTTCGGTGGAAATCCTGTGGCTGGTCTGAGTTTCAAAAAAGGCTGTGACGGTCTGACTGCTGGACCAGCACAGGGGCAGACATACTGGTCCCAGGCTTAACCGACTGAAAGAAAAGACCGGCTGGCCAGAGATCCACCACAGGGATGAGAGCTGCAATCACAGCGGACAGCTTTCCACATAATCTCAATCAAAACAATATACTTGGCGTGTCAGCTGATACCACAGCCCCCCTCGTTCTGGTTTCAAGTACCAAGTCCTCTCCCCTTTACCACTTATGATATGGTGAATAACATTTTGTCACTATCAAAGACTCATTGCCTCATGGGTAATAAATGTATACGGCATCGTTCTGCAGCATCGTGTGCATCATGTCATCTGGTGCAAGGTATCTCAGCAGCTCTCAGAACAGCTGCTTTCCCACTGTGTCGGCTCTGCTGACGAAAAGAGAGATgatttaggtaaaaaaaaaacccaaagagcACAAAACCTTCAGCTGACCAAGAGCAACGTACTGTTGTATCAGTGAATTCCTGTGCAACGGATGTGTTCAGCATAACACAAGTCCCCGAATGTATCTGGGGGGGGTGcatctcaccccccccacccctgctgaacccccaccaccaccaccaccaccaccaaaagaaagatagaaagacataTTTTGGATAAAAACAACCAGGGCAAGAGCGGGGCAATAGGTCGGGCTCCCTGATGGGGGACAGCGATGACAGGCTTGCCCCGCCAGCTCGCACGAGGCGCCGCAGTCTGCACAGTGCCCACTTGCTGCCTTGGAGGATTTGCTGGTTTGTAGACTAATCGGATTGGCCCGGGGCAGCGGTTTTGGGCAATGACAAGGTCTGCCCTGTGgagcccacccccccccctacacacacacacacacctcccacaccacccctcccctcccctgacCCCTGACCCCCATCCCCCTGTTGTTATGCGCTAATCCCAAGGGAAGCAGCTGTAGAGTGCTGGCTGAGAGATGGCCCAGAGCCGGCCGGCAGGGCGAGGATATGCAGGCCCACGCAGGCTGACCTGACCGGGGTCTGTGCCGTATCTGTTCGAGTATCACACAGCCCTGTCTGGCTCAGTGTCAACGGCAGACCAAAGCTGGAGCACGTTTCAGGCTTGGACATCAAGTCTTCCACCTAAATTCTGCCTGATGCCTGACACCATCAGGCATCAGGGACTGCCGGTGGAAGCTGGCCTCTGGCCTCTGTGATTTCTTTATTATTTGGTTTTCGCTGCGCTGCAGAACAACAACTATCATGAAAAGCACAGGAAGTTCAAGTTGTTCATTTCCCTTCTTGCATTGCACTGACACGTTTAGATTACGCAGACTCGCCGTGCAATGCTTCTATCACAAACTGCTGCATTGCTGAGGTTTTAACAGCCTCTCAAGAGGACGGGTCACCCAGCCGTGAGTGACACGTAACACGGGAGATAACAGATACCGTAAACCAATAGTTTGCAGTAGTGCATGAAACAAATCTGATATTTTAGTCTttcaagccccgcagctgagtaAAAAGCTTGAATTGTTTTTGCTCTTAGGCCTTTGTGGGATGGTGGCCCACATGATGTTCACCACCATATTCCAGTTGGCTGTAGCGATGGGGCCAGAGGACTGGAGACCCAAGACCTGGGACTACAGTTGGTCTTATGCGTAAGTGCGCCTTTCACCCCCTGTACAAATAAGGTTGAAATCAAGGTGggtagttacacacacacacacacacacacacacacacacacacacacacacacacacacacactgtgaagtACCAACCTCTGTACAGTTTCACCCGAGGCCCCTGTTTACATGCAATAGATGACCATATTTGCCGTATTAGCTGCATCTTATATAACATCCAATGCTTCTTGCATCCATTTACTCAGCTTGGCATGGAGCTCCTTCGGCACCTGCATGGGTTCTGCAGTGACGGCGTTGAACAGGTATACCAAGACCATCATAGAGTTCAAATACAAGCGGCGGAACATCGAGAAGAACCTGCGGATCAAGCAGAAGATGATGGAGCTGGATCTCCCGGAACAGATGTGGGACATGTACTTGACTACCGCGCCCGCCGACCCCGAGGCACCCTTACAACTACCGGTCAATGGGCACAAACCGCCAAGTGGCACGGCCTACGTGGTCGACATGAATGGCGCACCGGATCAGCAGGGAGAGGAGTATTGCTAAAGTCCAGCTGTTCGGCAGACTTGGCCCCATGCCCCTTTAGAAGACTTCTTGGGAGTGATTTCCTGGAGACAGATTGCTTCTTGTTCCCGGATTTAAGAATTTAATAcgggggactttttttttttgctgctttttTAATTATTATGATTTACACACAATGTGTATCTGGAACCGGTCACAAGCACACACAATTCCTCTTGAGACACTACAGCATGGTTGGTTCTGACACCACATGTACTCGCTCGCTATATAGAGGGGAAGGAAGGCAAGTCTGCAATTTCCAAAGTCTTCAAACCTGGCCGGGGCTGTTGTTGCAGCACAGCTGCTACATATCTATTTCAAGTCTGGCACTGACCAAGTGCTGCATTTTTGCTGCATGAGATGCAACAAAACCTTTCTCGGTGACCCCCTTGATAAGAGGGACAATGAGGGCGGCTTGGACCAGAGAAGCTTGTTGGACGGCACAGCCAGGCATTACACTATGGTAAAGCTGATGTCACAGAGAACATGACTGCATGCCACAGCACACGAGAGCCAGGCCAAGTGATTACGCACCACTCCGACATGCTTGTCGACGAATAGTGCGGCGAATCTTAGACGAATGGTACATCATGTGTCCAGCGCCAAGCCCGTGACTATTATAATCATGACTGTTCAGAAAAAGATGGGATTAGCTGTGTTTTCAAGCTGCCGACGTGCTGGCTATGTGTTACCATACAGCACATATGGGGCGGAGGGGATCAGTGGATGTTTGTTCCCAGATGTTTGTCCAGATGATCACCGCTAAGCATGGACAACAAATTTATGTGTTTAGAAACATTCATTATAACGTGCTTGAGGTTGTTGTTTATAGGGGTTTtgtttgttctccacactttgaAATAAGCAAATAGATTCAGAGGAATGGATGTCCAGTACAGCCATGTGTATGCACGGTTTGGACTTCCACTTTACAGGAACAACTAGCATGTAACCCTGGAGTGTCTCAGCAATCCTGGTGCCCTGATTAGGGCTGCTTTTGCATGCCCAGTGGCTCCACTTTCCCTCTCAACCATTTGCCATAGCACTGTCTTCAGACTGTTTGACGATCGTCGTATCCACGTTTAAATCAAGACGTTGCAACACATGTCAGTTCAGTTCCCTGGCTGACCAACGAACAACAGCTGTCACTACCAGTGAATACGGTTGCAATTTGATGTCTGCACATGACAGATACACTTAAACAGGTATTTCCGAGTTACCGTGCAAGGCAAGCATGCACCAGCAGGGTGTGTCTGCACAGGAGAAATACTCACACCTGGTGGAGAAAACTGTAAGTGCATTACACAGTTTTGAAAACAACATGCCATTAAGGTCAATGTGTTTTTCAGAAGGACAGAAAAAAATATAGACATTAGGCTTCATCCATCAATCGTTTGCACGTGCACATTTGCTCTTAGACACccgtgggattttttagccctgacatTTGTCGGAGACCAGTGTGGAacccgggtaacccctgaatgtagacgccacttggctaacactgatgtctttgcaagcctgggtgatggctcCTTGCAAGATGTAGACAACAGCTGTTAGGGGGAAGAAATTACAAATAACCAGCATGCTTTGCACTGACTGTCAGACAGTCTTGAGCGCTAAAGAAATCCTGTAGGTTTTTAACAACATTGTACacacgaacgattgatgaatgaggcccactgATCCCAAAGTGTGTCTTTGAAAATATTGTCCAAAATAAAAATTGAAACGCGACTAACAAAACGGCGAGCTTACGCAACTCTATTGGACAAAATGCTTTCCTAGTTTCTTCCTAAGAGTGCATCATAAAAGCAATTATCTATGGCTTTTTTCCAAAATACCTCACAGTCCTTTCTGGGTGTAGCTGGTCCCAGCATCAATTTGAACTCTGGTGCATTGTTAATCTCATATTTTAAGTGTTAAATTACAATGGGTGACCATAAAGAGTCATCTGGCAAGTGACGTGTAAGCGGTCAATAGCCGAACCGGTGTCTTGGCGTTTGGTAAAGCCACAAGCCGAAACTTGCAGAAAACATAATGAAAACTGCACCGGTCGATAAAAGTCAAGTATTCATCCTAACAGAACCACAACACACATCTCTAGATCAGCAACGACCACCAAAGTGTAACAACAGTATACCGGTTTGGGGGGAAGGGAGAGGAAACCCAACCCACTTCTGCGGTCAATTTTATTACAAGGCGTTTCAAAAGTGCACAGCACGAAAGAAATAAAGTCAGAGGAAGAGAGATGAACAGAAAAAGGATTCCCTTTAAACCCAGTGATGACTGTTTtactccccccccacccacccacccacccacacacacaattaaactaacactgcacagcagcatcagcatcggttccgtaacctatggaggtcgtaggagcccaGCTGATGCCTCAGCAAGACTTTGGTTGAGtcctcattgtgtttcagtagggggagtacctggtggtccctatctcctctccatgtAACACTGCACAGCACACCGTATTTATTATCACTCTTATCGGCAGCAACAGGACCTGTAGATCAAACTGTATAGCAGGCTTTGCAAGTTTACATTGGTCTCATAACCACGACGGGCAGCAGTTATA
The nucleotide sequence above comes from Lampris incognitus isolate fLamInc1 chromosome 10, fLamInc1.hap2, whole genome shotgun sequence. Encoded proteins:
- the LOC130119981 gene encoding germ cell-specific gene 1-like protein codes for the protein MRLERGRRASLALTLNFVAFAFALSAVTTSYWCEGTRKVVKPFCTGPPVKVKQWFCIRFNSSNINDTRLVQYIWETGEEKFLMRKFHTGIFFSCEQAADMNGFDCRDFSEIAPEHERGVLWLCIVAESLYLTLLFTGGALMTLEQCPCFSVMNKLKLNAFAALCTALSGLCGMVAHMMFTTIFQLAVAMGPEDWRPKTWDYSWSYALAWSSFGTCMGSAVTALNRYTKTIIEFKYKRRNIEKNLRIKQKMMELDLPEQMWDMYLTTAPADPEAPLQLPVNGHKPPSGTAYVVDMNGAPDQQGEEYC